A genomic segment from Petrotoga sp. 9PWA.NaAc.5.4 encodes:
- the lepA gene encoding translation elongation factor 4, which translates to MFDPEFIRNVAIIAHVDHGKTTLMDRILELTHSIDKRNMREQYLDSMDLEREKGITIKSHPVKVFYRAKNGKEYEMNILDTPGHIDFTYEVSRSLAACEGAILLVDATQGVQAQTVTNTYLALENNLEIIGVVNKIDLPSANIEETILEINDLVGIDPETIVKVSAKTGEGVLELLETIIHKVPSPTFKGTSNEKLQALIFDAKYDKYRGIIIYTRIFKGTVKKGDIIQLMATGSTYEVTEIGIFHPEMIETDNLSSGEIGYIVAGIKNIEEARIGDTITFANDPIDKPLPGYKEVKPMVYAGLYPGLPEYYEELKKALEKLKLNDAALVFTPESSPAMGYGFRIGCLGLLHMEIVKERLQREFEIAVILTAPIVIYKARLKNGKEIEITNPSEFPEQDYLETVYEPYSKLDIITPPEYMGDLINLTQVEKRGTFSHVSNAGKNRVVLHFEIPLADLIFDFFDKMKALSKGYASMDYEIIGYRESKLVKIEILINHEKVDALSYVVHESQAYEIARKLVDKLQELIPKHQFEIPIQAYCKGKIIARSTIKALRKDVLQKCYGGDVTRKMKLLEKQKEGKKRMREIGKVNIPQDAFLALLKINEDETKK; encoded by the coding sequence TTGTTTGATCCAGAATTTATAAGAAACGTGGCAATAATTGCTCATGTTGATCACGGTAAAACAACTTTAATGGATAGAATACTGGAATTAACTCATTCTATAGATAAAAGAAATATGCGTGAACAATATTTAGATTCAATGGATTTAGAAAGAGAAAAAGGAATTACTATAAAATCTCATCCTGTTAAAGTATTTTATAGAGCAAAAAATGGTAAAGAGTACGAAATGAATATTTTAGATACCCCTGGTCATATAGATTTTACCTATGAAGTATCGAGAAGTTTAGCTGCATGTGAAGGAGCCATTTTATTAGTTGATGCAACTCAAGGTGTCCAAGCTCAAACTGTTACTAATACTTATTTAGCTTTGGAAAATAATTTGGAAATAATCGGAGTGGTAAATAAAATAGATTTACCGAGTGCCAATATAGAAGAAACTATATTAGAAATAAACGATTTAGTTGGTATAGATCCTGAAACTATAGTTAAAGTTAGTGCTAAAACAGGAGAAGGAGTTTTAGAGTTATTAGAAACTATCATTCACAAGGTCCCATCTCCTACATTCAAAGGTACATCAAATGAAAAATTACAAGCATTAATATTTGATGCTAAGTATGATAAGTATAGAGGTATAATAATATATACAAGAATTTTCAAAGGTACTGTAAAGAAAGGTGATATCATCCAATTAATGGCAACGGGAAGTACTTATGAAGTAACTGAAATTGGTATTTTCCATCCAGAAATGATCGAAACTGATAACTTATCGTCAGGAGAAATAGGATACATTGTAGCTGGTATAAAAAATATTGAGGAAGCAAGGATTGGCGATACAATTACTTTTGCTAATGATCCTATTGATAAACCTTTGCCTGGTTATAAAGAAGTTAAACCTATGGTTTACGCAGGGTTATATCCAGGTTTACCTGAATACTACGAAGAGTTAAAAAAAGCGCTTGAAAAATTAAAGTTAAATGATGCAGCCCTTGTTTTTACACCCGAAAGTTCTCCAGCAATGGGATATGGCTTTAGAATAGGATGTTTGGGACTTTTACATATGGAAATTGTAAAAGAACGTTTGCAAAGAGAATTTGAAATAGCGGTAATTTTAACAGCACCAATTGTAATATATAAGGCAAGGTTAAAAAATGGAAAAGAAATAGAAATAACAAATCCCTCAGAATTTCCTGAGCAAGATTATTTAGAAACTGTATATGAACCTTATTCTAAATTAGATATAATTACACCTCCGGAATACATGGGAGATCTTATCAATTTAACTCAAGTTGAAAAGAGGGGTACTTTTTCACATGTGTCTAATGCCGGAAAAAACAGAGTTGTTTTACATTTTGAGATTCCTTTAGCTGACCTAATTTTTGACTTTTTTGATAAAATGAAGGCTTTAAGCAAAGGTTACGCTTCAATGGACTATGAAATAATCGGTTATAGAGAATCTAAATTAGTAAAAATAGAAATACTTATAAATCATGAAAAAGTTGATGCTCTTTCGTATGTTGTACATGAATCTCAAGCTTACGAAATTGCAAGAAAATTAGTAGATAAACTACAAGAATTAATCCCTAAACATCAATTCGAAATACCTATTCAAGCGTATTGTAAAGGAAAAATAATTGCAAGGTCAACTATTAAAGCCTTAAGAAAAGATGTCCTTCAAAAGTGTTATGGTGGCGATGTCACAAGAAAGATGAAACTTTTAGAAAAGCAAAAAGAAGGTAAAAAAAGAATGCGAGAAATAGGTAA
- a CDS encoding D-glycerate dehydrogenase, with the protein MKKVSITYKIPEAGIKILKEKFEVWINPKENLLTKQEIKSLAKTSDAMITMLADNIDKEILEEGKNKLKIIANYAVGYNNIDVEKAKELGIYVTNTPGVLTETTADLTWALILSIARRIVESDKFTRKGKFEGWKPELFLGSDVYGKTLGIIGFGNIGQAVAKRALGFNMKVLYNQRHRVSSQIENNLNASYVDLKELLESSDYISLHVPLTKETFHLLNEEKLSLIKRSSFLINTSRGAVIDEKILYEKLKNKEIAGAALDVYENEPQITAGLVELDNVILTPHIGSATFETRSKMSVMVAQDIITALNGDIPKNLIWR; encoded by the coding sequence GTGAAAAAGGTATCAATTACTTATAAAATTCCAGAAGCAGGGATAAAAATATTAAAAGAGAAATTTGAGGTGTGGATTAATCCAAAGGAAAATCTTTTAACTAAACAGGAGATAAAAAGTCTTGCAAAAACTTCTGATGCTATGATTACTATGTTAGCTGACAATATAGATAAAGAAATTTTAGAAGAAGGAAAAAATAAATTAAAAATCATTGCAAATTATGCAGTTGGTTATAACAATATTGATGTAGAAAAAGCTAAAGAGTTAGGAATATATGTTACTAACACACCTGGTGTATTAACAGAAACAACAGCTGATTTAACATGGGCTTTAATTTTATCAATTGCTAGAAGAATAGTAGAATCAGATAAATTTACAAGAAAAGGTAAATTTGAGGGATGGAAACCAGAACTTTTTCTTGGTAGCGATGTTTACGGTAAAACTTTAGGAATTATAGGTTTTGGTAATATAGGGCAAGCAGTAGCTAAACGTGCATTAGGTTTTAACATGAAGGTTTTGTATAATCAAAGGCACAGAGTTTCTTCTCAAATTGAAAATAATTTAAATGCTTCTTATGTAGACCTTAAAGAACTGTTAGAAAGTTCGGATTATATTAGTTTACATGTACCTTTAACCAAAGAAACGTTTCATTTGTTAAATGAGGAAAAATTGTCTCTTATAAAAAGAAGCTCTTTTCTAATTAATACTTCAAGAGGTGCGGTAATCGATGAAAAGATTTTATATGAAAAATTAAAAAACAAAGAAATCGCAGGAGCAGCATTAGATGTATACGAAAATGAACCTCAAATAACAGCCGGATTAGTAGAGTTAGATAACGTTATATTAACTCCACACATTGGTTCGGCAACATTCGAAACAAGAAGTAAAATGTCCGTGATGGTTGCACAAGATATAATTACAGCTTTAAATGGAGATATTCCTAAAAACCTTATTTGGAGGTAG
- a CDS encoding endonuclease III domain-containing protein, which produces MKKINRVLKIYDALYKYYGPQSWWPGDDWFEVTIGAILTQNTSWKNVEKAIENLKVEGVLSPQKLCDLEENRLSNLIKPAGFYNVKSKRIKNFLNWLKQYDFDLEKIKEKDFLRLRDELLSIKGIGNETADSILLYAFEYPIFVVDAYTKRMFKRLGLVDSDTYEKVQTFFEDNLKRDLKLYNEYHALIVKHSKDICKKTPKCDDCFLKEECSYYLEQKNKR; this is translated from the coding sequence GTGAAAAAAATCAACAGGGTTCTTAAAATATATGATGCTTTATATAAATATTACGGACCTCAAAGCTGGTGGCCCGGTGACGATTGGTTTGAAGTAACTATAGGGGCTATATTAACACAAAATACCTCGTGGAAAAATGTAGAAAAGGCTATTGAAAATTTAAAAGTTGAAGGGGTTTTGAGTCCACAAAAATTATGTGATTTAGAAGAAAATAGATTATCAAACCTTATAAAACCTGCAGGTTTTTACAACGTTAAAAGTAAGCGGATAAAGAATTTTTTAAATTGGTTGAAACAATATGATTTTGATTTAGAAAAAATAAAAGAAAAAGATTTTTTAAGATTGAGAGATGAATTGCTGAGTATAAAAGGAATTGGCAATGAAACAGCGGATTCAATATTACTATATGCTTTTGAATATCCTATTTTTGTAGTTGATGCCTATACAAAAAGAATGTTTAAGAGATTAGGATTAGTAGATTCAGATACTTATGAAAAGGTACAAACTTTTTTTGAAGACAATCTAAAAAGAGATCTTAAGCTTTATAACGAATATCATGCTTTGATTGTCAAACATTCAAAAGACATTTGTAAAAAAACGCCAAAATGTGACGATTGTTTTTTAAAAGAAGAATGCAGTTATTATCTTGAACAAAAAAATAAACGATAA
- a CDS encoding cation:proton antiporter, whose protein sequence is MHMLFYLAIIILTGIVVSKILGKFKLPNVTGYLIAGILIGPSILGLIPSNVIGNFSVISEMALAFIAYSIGSELNLERLKKIGKGILPITFFESFFPMLFVSLGTIFIFKQPIFMGIILGAISAATAPAATIMVIKQYHARGPVVETLLPVVALDDAAAIMYFGIASSIGKALIDKSATISIINMILIPLLEIILALLLGLLTGIIVAFISKKVKGEDELLSLIIAFIFLISGIAIQLNLSSLLTCMMFGATLANIIPSNRKVFTTIEQFTPPILILFFVISGVELNFSVLKTVGILGIVYVILRSLGKFFGAYIGSAISNSPKTVKQFLGLTLLPQAGVAIGLSMIAQNILPSPYGEQIRSIVLGGVIIYELIGPYIVRITLVKAGEIVEKN, encoded by the coding sequence ATGCATATGTTGTTTTACTTGGCAATCATAATATTAACGGGAATTGTTGTATCAAAAATATTGGGAAAGTTTAAGCTTCCAAATGTAACAGGATATTTAATTGCTGGTATACTAATAGGACCTTCAATATTAGGATTAATACCAAGTAATGTGATAGGAAATTTTTCTGTTATTTCAGAAATGGCTTTGGCTTTTATTGCTTACAGTATTGGTAGTGAACTTAATTTAGAGCGATTAAAAAAAATTGGAAAAGGTATTTTGCCTATAACTTTTTTTGAATCATTTTTTCCGATGCTTTTTGTATCCTTAGGGACCATATTTATTTTTAAGCAACCAATTTTTATGGGCATAATATTAGGTGCTATAAGTGCTGCTACAGCACCTGCAGCCACTATTATGGTTATTAAACAATATCATGCAAGAGGGCCAGTTGTAGAAACTTTACTTCCTGTTGTTGCTTTGGATGATGCAGCTGCAATAATGTATTTTGGCATTGCTTCTTCAATCGGCAAGGCATTGATTGATAAATCAGCTACAATTTCGATAATTAATATGATCTTAATTCCTTTGTTAGAAATAATTCTTGCTTTACTTTTAGGTCTATTAACAGGCATAATTGTTGCTTTTATTTCTAAAAAAGTAAAAGGAGAAGATGAACTTTTATCTTTAATTATAGCTTTTATCTTTTTAATTTCTGGAATTGCTATTCAGCTTAATCTTTCGTCTCTTTTAACTTGTATGATGTTTGGGGCAACTTTAGCAAACATCATTCCCAGCAATAGAAAGGTTTTTACCACAATTGAGCAATTCACTCCTCCAATACTTATTTTATTTTTTGTAATTTCTGGCGTAGAATTGAATTTTTCCGTTTTAAAAACAGTGGGAATCTTAGGAATCGTTTATGTTATTTTAAGGTCTTTGGGAAAGTTTTTTGGAGCGTATATTGGTTCTGCAATTTCCAACAGTCCAAAAACAGTCAAACAATTTTTAGGATTGACTCTTTTACCTCAAGCGGGAGTTGCGATCGGCTTATCAATGATAGCCCAAAATATACTACCTTCTCCTTATGGAGAACAGATTAGATCGATTGTTTTAGGTGGAGTTATTATTTATGAACTTATTGGTCCATATATAGTTAGAATAACTTTAGTTAAAGCAGGAGAAATTGTAGAAAAAAATTAA
- the tsaE gene encoding tRNA (adenosine(37)-N6)-threonylcarbamoyltransferase complex ATPase subunit type 1 TsaE: MKKLGLIISKNLFPGAKILLYGELGTGKTTLVSFIINGLSHQKINVTSPTFSLIKVYDFDPVVYHVDLYRLTEPYEIEYLDIFSDPKGIYLVEWANLLDYLLPENRLDIYISYDIDYNFRNIEIDAKGNDYKKIEDNIKILFYEV; encoded by the coding sequence ATGAAAAAATTAGGTTTAATAATTTCAAAAAATCTCTTCCCAGGTGCTAAAATCTTACTATATGGAGAGTTAGGTACAGGTAAGACAACTTTAGTTTCGTTTATAATAAATGGACTAAGCCATCAGAAAATTAACGTTACCAGCCCAACTTTTTCTTTGATTAAAGTTTATGATTTTGATCCAGTTGTTTATCACGTAGATCTTTACAGATTAACGGAGCCTTATGAAATTGAATATTTAGACATTTTTTCTGATCCAAAAGGTATCTATTTGGTAGAATGGGCAAATTTATTGGACTATTTGCTACCTGAAAATAGGTTGGATATATATATTTCATATGATATTGATTATAACTTTAGAAATATAGAAATAGACGCTAAAGGAAATGATTATAAAAAAATAGAAGATAACATAAAAATATTATTTTATGAAGTTTGA
- the queA gene encoding tRNA preQ1(34) S-adenosylmethionine ribosyltransferase-isomerase QueA translates to MNENIFNIENYNYDLPEELIAQEPVEPRDSCRLMVLDRNKRTIEHAIFRQIKSYLKKGDLLVVNNTKVIPARLHGKKETGAKVEVLLLEKDGSEKIWKALVKPGGKIKKGNKLIFADGITCQVIDHLEDGSRILEFEEEDFYSKIFEIGEIPLPPYIKKSLDDPNKYQTKYAKYEGAVAAPTAGLHFTEKLLQELREYGINFSEVTLHVGLGTFRPVKEKDIRNYDIHEEYYSVSKNTLEEIAKTKARGNKVVAVGTTVVRTLESISRNPEKLIGKTKLYIYPPFEFRIVDALITNFHLPKSSLIFLVSAFAGYDYLMNAYKQAIDKSYRFFSFGDAMLIL, encoded by the coding sequence ATGAATGAAAATATATTTAATATAGAAAATTATAATTATGATTTACCAGAAGAGTTAATTGCTCAGGAACCTGTAGAACCACGAGACAGTTGCAGATTGATGGTACTTGATAGAAATAAAAGAACAATAGAACATGCAATATTTAGACAAATTAAAAGTTATTTAAAAAAAGGAGATCTTTTAGTAGTTAACAACACAAAAGTTATACCTGCAAGACTGCATGGAAAAAAAGAAACAGGCGCTAAAGTAGAAGTATTACTTTTAGAAAAGGACGGATCTGAAAAAATTTGGAAAGCACTTGTAAAACCTGGTGGAAAAATAAAAAAGGGTAATAAATTGATTTTTGCAGATGGAATAACATGTCAAGTTATAGATCATCTTGAAGATGGATCAAGAATATTAGAATTTGAAGAAGAAGACTTTTACTCAAAAATTTTTGAAATAGGTGAAATACCTTTGCCTCCCTACATAAAAAAGTCATTGGATGATCCAAATAAATACCAAACAAAATATGCAAAATATGAGGGTGCAGTTGCTGCACCTACAGCAGGTTTACATTTTACAGAAAAATTATTGCAAGAGTTAAGAGAATATGGAATAAATTTTTCTGAAGTAACTCTTCACGTTGGTTTAGGAACTTTTAGACCTGTAAAAGAAAAAGATATCAGAAATTACGATATTCATGAAGAATATTACAGCGTTTCAAAAAATACTTTAGAAGAAATTGCAAAAACAAAAGCCCGAGGGAATAAAGTAGTTGCAGTCGGAACTACAGTTGTTAGAACTTTGGAATCAATCTCCAGAAATCCAGAGAAATTAATAGGTAAAACAAAACTATACATATATCCTCCTTTTGAATTTAGAATAGTAGATGCTCTTATAACAAATTTTCATCTTCCAAAATCTTCTCTTATTTTTTTAGTATCGGCATTTGCAGGATATGATTATCTTATGAATGCATATAAACAAGCTATTGATAAGAGTTATAGGTTCTTTTCATTTGGAGATGCGATGCTTATTTTATGA
- a CDS encoding flagellar protein FlaG — MEIPNIGGKSNTSDASTINFVNRNILNLQKNFGDSNSTNSINSIKKEDQLTLEDLDKISKIIADRLEKLSQIFKGEARFEIDRDLDILIVKIVEKNTEKVIRQIPPEVSLKLAKALNDLEGILFDEKA; from the coding sequence ATGGAAATACCAAATATTGGGGGGAAGAGTAACACTTCTGATGCAAGTACCATAAATTTTGTTAATAGAAACATTTTAAACCTCCAAAAGAATTTTGGAGATTCAAATAGTACAAATAGTATAAATAGTATAAAAAAAGAAGATCAACTTACTTTAGAAGACCTGGATAAAATATCAAAAATAATCGCAGATAGGCTTGAAAAACTGTCACAAATTTTTAAGGGTGAAGCAAGATTTGAAATAGACAGAGATTTGGATATTTTAATAGTAAAAATAGTGGAAAAAAATACTGAAAAAGTAATACGACAAATTCCTCCCGAGGTTTCTTTAAAACTTGCAAAAGCCTTAAATGATCTTGAAGGTATCTTATTTGATGAAAAAGCTTAG
- a CDS encoding tRNA-dihydrouridine synthase has translation MNYKIGLAPMADYTDYPFRKLCKKHGAQFVFTEMISVDSIIQNNDKIIKMLPQKDEKNIGIQLFGNDPDKFCLAVQKIEHLADWIDINAACPVNKVVKKGAGAALLKNPKILSKIVYSLKKYTTLPIGVKVRLGYKEINIEEISKIIQDSGADYIIVHGRTREQFYHGKADRSYVKKLKEHIKIPIGATGDVFSTEDIYDYLNNYKADFVVVARGAIGNPWIFRMDNYIPNLDEQINVCLEHLRYMIEFYESETQAVKKFRKVLTKYFSGKKGVNEIRKNISSIFSYNDVCEIIEKNLVLKDTN, from the coding sequence ATGAATTATAAAATAGGATTGGCACCGATGGCTGATTATACCGATTATCCATTTAGAAAGTTATGTAAAAAACACGGAGCACAATTTGTATTTACTGAGATGATTTCTGTAGATTCAATCATACAAAATAACGATAAAATTATTAAAATGTTACCACAAAAGGATGAAAAAAATATAGGAATTCAATTATTTGGAAATGATCCGGATAAATTTTGTTTGGCCGTACAAAAAATAGAACATTTAGCAGATTGGATAGATATAAATGCTGCTTGCCCTGTAAATAAAGTTGTTAAAAAAGGTGCGGGAGCAGCGTTGCTAAAAAATCCTAAAATTTTAAGTAAAATTGTATATTCATTAAAAAAATATACAACGTTACCAATAGGTGTTAAAGTGAGATTAGGGTACAAAGAAATAAACATTGAAGAAATTTCAAAAATTATACAAGATTCTGGAGCCGATTATATTATTGTTCACGGTAGAACAAGGGAACAATTCTATCATGGAAAAGCAGATAGAAGTTATGTTAAAAAATTAAAAGAACACATAAAAATACCTATTGGCGCAACTGGTGATGTTTTCTCAACAGAGGATATTTACGATTATTTAAATAATTACAAAGCAGATTTTGTAGTTGTAGCTCGTGGTGCTATAGGGAATCCATGGATATTTCGAATGGACAATTATATTCCAAACTTAGATGAACAAATAAATGTCTGCTTAGAACATTTAAGATATATGATTGAGTTTTATGAATCAGAAACTCAAGCTGTAAAAAAATTTAGAAAAGTATTAACAAAATACTTTTCTGGAAAAAAAGGTGTAAATGAAATAAGGAAAAATATTTCATCAATTTTTTCTTACAATGATGTTTGCGAAATTATTGAAAAAAATCTTGTTTTGAAAGACACTAACTAA
- a CDS encoding isochorismatase family protein, with product MEVKTKTPQQILEVIINQLKLLHNDTAVLCVDCQNGFTERCLSELPVEGTDENWIREVNVFLDLMKKNNFKIIASKDDHPENHESFKIWPPHCIKGTYGNQLFIDNYDHIILKGQNEDSDSYSAFYSDINKKIESGLDKILKDYKIKNLIILGLAGDVCVIATIEDALKRGYKIFPIKEYIKSVNKKDIKEICEEKFGKIIV from the coding sequence ATGGAAGTAAAAACAAAAACTCCACAACAAATTTTAGAGGTTATAATTAACCAACTAAAATTATTACATAACGATACCGCTGTCCTTTGTGTTGATTGTCAAAATGGATTCACCGAAAGATGTTTATCAGAGCTTCCTGTAGAAGGTACAGATGAGAATTGGATAAGAGAGGTTAATGTCTTTTTGGATCTTATGAAAAAAAATAATTTTAAAATAATTGCAAGTAAAGATGATCATCCAGAAAATCATGAATCTTTTAAAATATGGCCACCTCATTGTATAAAAGGTACGTACGGAAATCAACTATTTATTGACAACTACGACCATATAATATTGAAAGGACAAAATGAGGATAGTGATAGTTATTCTGCCTTTTATTCTGATATAAATAAAAAAATTGAATCTGGATTAGACAAAATATTGAAAGATTACAAAATAAAAAATTTAATCATTTTAGGTTTGGCTGGAGATGTGTGTGTTATTGCAACAATCGAAGATGCGTTAAAAAGAGGGTATAAAATATTTCCGATAAAAGAATATATTAAATCAGTAAATAAAAAAGATATAAAAGAGATTTGTGAAGAAAAATTTGGGAAAATAATAGTTTAA
- a CDS encoding YdcF family protein, translating into MFYDIFTSFLEIPGIFISIGIILMLIELFRKKGSWLSIFIMCLSIYILSSGWFAKIFVTPLENKYPSLEINSLKNFSEESVIVILGGGIIPMTPRYGEGELSDSALKRVYEGYLIHKNYNLPIIVTGGQLRGTNIPEATIMKQELINFGVNPSYIYAEEKAKNTQQNAMFVLEYLENKNYNNIFLVTSAVHMHRALKYFENVSDDINIIPFPTGYLVSNEQIKWYDFLPEIDSLKANAAALHEYLGLIKFAVTN; encoded by the coding sequence ATGTTTTATGATATTTTTACTTCTTTCTTAGAAATACCTGGTATTTTTATTTCAATAGGTATAATATTAATGTTAATAGAGCTTTTTCGAAAAAAGGGTTCTTGGTTATCTATATTTATAATGTGCCTTTCTATTTATATATTATCATCTGGTTGGTTTGCTAAAATTTTTGTAACCCCATTAGAAAATAAATATCCTTCATTAGAAATTAACTCATTAAAAAATTTTTCGGAAGAAAGTGTTATCGTGATTCTGGGTGGAGGAATAATTCCTATGACTCCAAGGTATGGAGAGGGTGAATTATCTGATTCTGCTTTAAAAAGAGTTTATGAAGGATATTTGATACACAAAAATTATAATTTGCCAATTATAGTAACTGGAGGACAACTTAGAGGCACAAATATCCCAGAAGCTACTATAATGAAACAAGAACTTATAAACTTTGGTGTAAATCCAAGTTATATATACGCAGAAGAAAAGGCAAAAAACACACAACAAAATGCAATGTTTGTTTTGGAATATTTAGAAAATAAAAATTATAATAATATTTTTTTGGTAACAAGTGCTGTACATATGCATAGAGCTTTAAAATATTTTGAAAATGTTTCTGATGATATAAACATAATACCCTTTCCTACAGGATATCTTGTATCTAATGAACAAATAAAATGGTACGACTTTTTACCTGAGATAGATTCATTAAAAGCAAATGCTGCTGCCTTACATGAGTATTTAGGATTAATAAAATTCGCTGTTACCAATTAA
- a CDS encoding lipopolysaccharide assembly protein LapB: MQNLIKVNLGEAAIEISDLTPFPLLLCEFLYEGDFELMKADLKNNTKFILETEKVELLMKHLSGLTSDFVIEPFILSEFLDYLSNFQINSSDLKHISLNNLFDAVLIETDKKNYETVEKIIAFMLKMDPGFAPAYELIGSILIEKGEIEKGKEYLEKAVKTDPWNIAALSELGELYFNLGEYEKAAEIWKKEIELSPNNYVTYFMIADAYIQIENYEKAAHVLEKFLNRFPKSILGRYELSSIYEKLLRTTEAEKLKEEILNEIPEYSSDIEVWAKVMFENKKYKEVQNFLEKYIYENKDQEHFKLLLVIPYLKSGKIYEAKEIYNQIKENYMWYIYGLKEIIDSNLSKEELQKLEG; the protein is encoded by the coding sequence ATGCAGAATTTAATAAAAGTAAATTTAGGAGAAGCAGCGATTGAAATCTCAGATTTAACTCCTTTTCCTTTATTGTTGTGCGAGTTTCTATACGAAGGAGATTTTGAATTGATGAAGGCGGATTTAAAAAACAATACGAAATTTATTTTAGAAACCGAAAAAGTAGAGTTACTTATGAAACATCTTTCTGGTTTAACTTCTGATTTTGTAATAGAACCCTTTATTCTTTCCGAATTTTTAGATTATCTCTCTAATTTTCAAATCAATTCTTCTGACTTAAAGCATATTTCCCTGAATAATTTGTTTGATGCTGTCTTAATAGAAACCGATAAAAAAAATTATGAGACTGTAGAAAAAATTATTGCCTTTATGTTAAAGATGGATCCCGGTTTTGCTCCAGCGTATGAATTAATTGGTTCTATATTAATAGAAAAAGGAGAAATTGAAAAGGGAAAAGAATATTTAGAAAAAGCTGTTAAAACTGATCCCTGGAATATTGCAGCATTATCTGAATTAGGTGAATTATACTTTAATTTAGGAGAATATGAAAAAGCAGCTGAAATCTGGAAAAAAGAAATAGAACTTTCTCCCAATAATTATGTAACTTATTTCATGATAGCTGATGCTTATATTCAAATCGAAAATTATGAAAAAGCTGCGCATGTATTAGAAAAATTTTTGAATAGGTTTCCAAAAAGCATTCTTGGTAGATACGAACTATCTTCTATATATGAAAAACTACTTAGAACCACGGAGGCAGAAAAACTTAAAGAGGAGATTCTTAACGAAATTCCCGAATATTCAAGTGATATCGAAGTTTGGGCTAAAGTAATGTTTGAAAACAAAAAATATAAAGAAGTTCAAAATTTTTTGGAAAAATATATTTACGAAAACAAAGACCAGGAACATTTTAAGCTTTTATTAGTTATACCGTATTTAAAGTCAGGCAAAATATATGAAGCTAAAGAGATATACAACCAAATTAAAGAAAATTATATGTGGTACATTTATGGATTAAAAGAAATTATTGATTCAAATCTTTCTAAAGAAGAATTACAAAAATTAGAAGGGTGA
- a CDS encoding Hsp20/alpha crystallin family protein: protein MAEIRRAERDDYLSPFDFFNRELEDFFRSIPFGVGITQRGEMDVYETEDDFVVECELPGLDKRDIKVKLDNDVLTISAEKRSSDEVKKGNIYRQERYFGKIERSIRLPEYIDKDDIQAKYENGVLKVIIPKKESAKGESKEISID from the coding sequence ATGGCAGAAATTAGAAGAGCTGAAAGAGACGATTATTTATCACCTTTTGATTTTTTCAACAGAGAGTTAGAGGACTTTTTTAGATCCATTCCTTTTGGTGTTGGCATAACTCAAAGAGGAGAAATGGATGTTTACGAAACAGAAGATGATTTTGTTGTAGAATGTGAATTACCAGGATTAGATAAGAGAGATATAAAAGTAAAGTTGGACAACGATGTTTTAACAATATCTGCAGAAAAAAGAAGTTCTGATGAAGTTAAAAAAGGTAACATTTACAGGCAAGAAAGATATTTTGGAAAAATCGAAAGATCTATCCGGTTGCCAGAATACATTGACAAAGATGATATCCAAGCTAAGTATGAAAATGGTGTACTCAAGGTAATTATACCTAAAAAAGAAAGTGCGAAAGGCGAAAGTAAAGAAATATCAATAGACTAA